The Anaerolineae bacterium genome window below encodes:
- a CDS encoding DNA-directed RNA polymerase subunit beta: MAVTRKTYARIPDVLELPRLIEVQIDSFRWFCEEGLRELFDEINPIESFNKNFELYFDEYEFREPTDSEEYCRERDATFSRPLYVKVRLINRELGEIQEQWVFMGDFPWMTDKGTFIINGAERVVVSQLIRSPGVYFTVEEDHTTGRKLCMAKLIPSRGAWLEFETNKRDVLSVKVDRKRKLPVTVLLRAMGFETDEEILELFQQVDTVPEHQYIKSTLERDPTKNQNEALIEIYKKLRPGDPPTLDNARSFFESLFYMPRRYDLGKVGRHKLNRRLGLTIDKSQRTLTKEDLVKVVEHMILVNNGVESGDDIDHLGNRRVKTVGELIQNQMRIGLLRMERVVRERMSIREPDQMTPMSLINTRPVTAAIREFFGGSQLSQFMDQTNPLAELTHKRRLSALGPGGLRRERAGFDVRDVHHSHYGRICPIETPEGPNIGLIGSLSTYARVNEYGFIETPYRKVRNTLPKTSPDLIGRRVREDIIDPETNEPIATRGQVIDEQLAARLAALPLPNDEVPVWPFATDEIEYLAADMEDRYTIAQASAKLNEKREFVDERVSVRHSQQFFRDSVMRVEYMDVSPKQIVSVSAALIPFLEHDDANRALMGSNMQRQAVPLIRPEAPLVGTGMEYHAAVDSGQVIVSDVDGEVVSVTGDMVEVMSDAGERRVYKLRKYERSNQSTCIDQRPVVVKGQRVRRGTVLADSSSTEQGEMALGQNVLVAFMSWEGGNYEDAILISEELVREDKFTSIHIEKHEVEARETKLGPEEITRDVPNVGEDALRNLDEDGIIRIGAVVKPGDILVGKVTPRGEKEKSPEEKLLHAIFGEKSRDVKDSCLRLPHGEFGKVIDVKVFTRDNHRDLPAGVDEMVRVSVAQRRKITEGDKMAGRHGNKGVISKVVPIEDMPFLEDGTPVQIILNPLGVPGRMNLGQILETHLGWAADRLGFRAMSPVFDGADEEDISAELARAWLMDWRWREITEEAWQWVKASGIDENSLQDDEEVRRLYLVHHLGRRGYDQERLARDRRYARRAVLDEWLLEQGYDPELVMGPEDRVASPESNRLAVRICLTEWLKMRGEEVNPAMSDEELQAFARAVSERTNLPLPTSGKMVLYDGKTGEPYDQPVTVGIITMLKLAHLVQDKVHARSIGPYSLVTQQPLGGKAQFGGQRFGEMEVWALEAYGAAYALQEMLTIKSDDVSGRLRTYEAIVKGEEIRPPGVPESFRVLVKELQSLALSVEVLNEKEEVIEIGQEGQGEKLPKLGFGLSLPKGMDMGL, encoded by the coding sequence ATGGCGGTAACCCGAAAGACATACGCAAGGATTCCTGATGTGCTCGAACTGCCCCGACTCATCGAGGTGCAGATCGATTCGTTCCGCTGGTTCTGCGAAGAGGGGCTGCGCGAGCTCTTTGATGAGATTAACCCTATTGAGAGCTTCAATAAGAACTTCGAGCTCTACTTTGACGAATATGAGTTCCGCGAGCCGACCGATTCCGAGGAGTACTGCCGCGAGCGCGACGCGACCTTCTCGCGCCCGCTGTATGTCAAGGTCCGGCTGATCAACCGGGAGCTGGGGGAGATTCAGGAGCAGTGGGTCTTCATGGGGGATTTCCCCTGGATGACCGACAAAGGCACGTTTATTATCAACGGCGCGGAGCGCGTCGTGGTCTCCCAGCTCATTCGCTCGCCCGGCGTCTATTTCACCGTGGAGGAGGACCACACCACCGGCCGCAAGCTGTGCATGGCCAAGCTGATCCCCAGCCGGGGCGCCTGGCTGGAGTTTGAGACCAACAAGCGCGACGTGCTGTCGGTCAAGGTGGACCGCAAACGCAAACTGCCGGTGACCGTGCTCCTGCGGGCGATGGGCTTCGAGACGGATGAGGAGATCCTGGAACTGTTCCAGCAAGTGGATACGGTGCCGGAGCATCAGTACATTAAGAGCACGCTGGAGCGCGATCCCACTAAGAACCAGAACGAGGCGCTCATTGAGATTTACAAGAAACTGCGGCCGGGGGATCCTCCGACGCTGGACAATGCGCGGAGCTTTTTCGAGTCGCTGTTCTACATGCCGCGGCGGTATGACCTGGGCAAGGTCGGCCGGCATAAGCTGAACCGCCGGCTGGGACTCACCATTGATAAGTCCCAGCGCACCCTCACCAAAGAAGACCTTGTCAAGGTCGTCGAACACATGATCCTGGTCAACAACGGCGTGGAGAGCGGGGATGATATCGACCACCTGGGCAACCGCCGTGTGAAGACCGTGGGCGAGCTGATCCAAAACCAGATGCGCATCGGCCTCCTGCGCATGGAGCGGGTGGTGCGCGAGCGCATGAGCATCCGCGAGCCGGACCAGATGACGCCCATGAGCCTCATCAACACACGGCCGGTGACGGCGGCCATCCGCGAGTTCTTCGGCGGGAGCCAGCTCTCGCAGTTCATGGACCAGACTAACCCGCTGGCGGAGCTGACGCACAAACGCCGGCTTTCTGCCCTGGGACCTGGCGGCCTGCGCCGCGAGCGCGCCGGCTTCGATGTGCGTGACGTGCACCATTCCCACTACGGCCGCATCTGTCCCATTGAGACGCCCGAAGGCCCGAACATCGGCCTGATCGGTTCGCTCTCCACGTATGCGCGGGTGAACGAGTACGGCTTCATCGAGACGCCGTACCGCAAGGTGCGCAACACCCTGCCCAAGACCTCACCGGACCTGATTGGCCGGCGGGTGCGCGAGGACATCATTGACCCGGAAACCAACGAACCGATCGCCACACGCGGGCAGGTCATTGACGAACAGTTGGCCGCACGCCTAGCGGCACTCCCTCTGCCGAACGACGAGGTGCCGGTCTGGCCCTTTGCCACCGACGAGATCGAGTACCTGGCGGCTGACATGGAAGACCGCTACACCATCGCGCAGGCCAGCGCCAAGCTCAACGAGAAGCGGGAATTCGTTGACGAAAGGGTCTCCGTGCGGCACAGTCAGCAGTTCTTCCGCGACTCGGTCATGCGCGTGGAGTACATGGATGTATCGCCCAAGCAGATCGTGAGCGTCTCCGCGGCGCTCATCCCCTTCCTGGAGCATGACGACGCCAACCGCGCCCTGATGGGCTCCAACATGCAGCGCCAGGCGGTGCCGCTCATCCGGCCCGAGGCACCGCTGGTGGGCACGGGCATGGAATATCATGCCGCGGTGGACTCCGGCCAGGTCATCGTGAGTGACGTGGATGGGGAGGTGGTGAGCGTCACCGGCGACATGGTCGAGGTGATGAGCGATGCCGGCGAACGCCGGGTCTACAAGCTCCGCAAGTACGAGCGCTCCAACCAGAGCACCTGTATCGATCAGCGGCCAGTAGTGGTCAAGGGCCAGCGGGTGCGCAGGGGCACGGTGCTGGCGGACTCCAGCTCCACGGAACAGGGCGAAATGGCGCTGGGCCAGAACGTGCTGGTGGCCTTCATGTCCTGGGAGGGCGGCAACTACGAGGATGCCATCCTTATCAGCGAGGAGCTGGTGCGCGAGGACAAGTTCACCTCCATCCATATCGAGAAACATGAGGTGGAGGCCCGGGAGACCAAGCTCGGCCCGGAGGAGATCACGCGCGACGTGCCCAACGTGGGCGAGGACGCACTGCGCAACCTGGATGAGGACGGCATTATCCGCATCGGCGCAGTGGTGAAGCCCGGGGATATCCTGGTGGGGAAGGTGACCCCGCGCGGTGAGAAGGAGAAATCCCCCGAGGAGAAACTGCTCCATGCTATCTTCGGCGAGAAGTCGCGCGATGTGAAGGACTCCTGCCTGCGCCTGCCGCACGGTGAGTTCGGCAAGGTGATTGATGTGAAGGTCTTCACGCGTGACAATCACCGCGACCTGCCCGCCGGCGTGGACGAGATGGTGCGCGTCAGCGTCGCCCAGCGGCGCAAGATCACCGAGGGCGACAAGATGGCCGGCCGGCATGGCAACAAAGGCGTCATCTCCAAGGTGGTGCCCATTGAGGATATGCCGTTCCTGGAGGACGGCACACCGGTCCAGATTATCCTCAACCCGCTGGGTGTGCCGGGCCGCATGAACCTGGGCCAGATTCTGGAGACGCATCTGGGTTGGGCGGCCGACCGCCTGGGATTCCGCGCTATGTCGCCGGTCTTCGACGGCGCGGACGAGGAAGATATCTCGGCCGAGCTGGCGCGTGCCTGGCTGATGGATTGGCGCTGGCGGGAGATCACCGAGGAAGCCTGGCAGTGGGTGAAGGCTTCGGGGATTGATGAGAACAGCCTGCAAGATGATGAGGAAGTGCGCCGGCTGTACCTGGTGCATCATCTGGGCCGGCGGGGATATGACCAGGAGCGTCTGGCGCGCGACCGCCGCTATGCGCGGCGCGCCGTCCTGGATGAATGGCTCCTGGAACAGGGCTACGACCCCGAGCTTGTCATGGGGCCGGAGGACCGGGTCGCCTCTCCGGAGTCCAACCGCCTGGCCGTGCGCATCTGCCTGACCGAATGGCTCAAGATGCGCGGCGAAGAGGTGAACCCGGCGATGAGCGACGAGGAACTGCAGGCCTTCGCCCGGGCGGTCAGCGAGCGCACCAATCTGCCTCTGCCCACATCGGGCAAAATGGTGCTGTACGACGGCAAGACCGGTGAGCCGTATGATCAGCCGGTCACAGTGGGCATCATCACCATGTTGAAGCTTGCCCACCTGGTGCAGGACAAGGTGCACGCCCGCTCCATCGGCCC